One window of Acidimicrobiales bacterium genomic DNA carries:
- a CDS encoding class I SAM-dependent methyltransferase has product MTEPDWAALDAAWQPARKAGVLGSATTDELIVHAAGYLPAACRVADEFSGADLGTGAGVPGVVLAALRPASRWLLVDASERRCEFAQAAVRALGLSERVTVRHARAEEVAHDVLHRASCALVVARSFGTPGEVAECGLPLLAGDGRLVVSVVAATMEIWMSAASDLGLTVEPRQGNDGAQYVEVQRPALVPDEWPRRPAARRRTPLL; this is encoded by the coding sequence GTGACTGAGCCCGACTGGGCCGCCCTCGACGCTGCCTGGCAACCCGCTCGCAAGGCGGGCGTGCTGGGGAGCGCGACGACAGATGAGTTGATTGTGCACGCGGCCGGGTATCTCCCGGCCGCGTGCCGCGTCGCGGACGAGTTCTCTGGGGCCGATCTCGGCACCGGGGCCGGAGTACCCGGCGTCGTGTTGGCGGCCCTACGGCCGGCCTCTCGCTGGCTGCTCGTCGATGCCAGCGAGCGACGGTGTGAGTTCGCCCAGGCGGCCGTGCGTGCACTGGGATTGAGCGAACGGGTGACCGTGCGTCATGCACGGGCAGAGGAGGTCGCGCATGACGTCCTCCACCGGGCGAGCTGTGCGCTGGTCGTCGCCCGTTCCTTCGGAACACCGGGTGAGGTAGCCGAATGCGGGCTCCCGCTCCTTGCCGGCGATGGCCGGTTGGTCGTGTCGGTGGTCGCGGCGACCATGGAGATCTGGATGTCGGCAGCGTCGGATCTTGGCCTGACGGTCGAGCCTCGACAGGGGAACGACGGCGCTCAGTACGTCGAGGTGCAGCGACCGGCGTTGGTTCCGGACGAGTGGCCTCGGCGGCCCGCCGCGCGCCGCCGCACCCCCCTGCTGTGA
- the yidD gene encoding membrane protein insertion efficiency factor YidD, with product MRPVARVLASGVRGYQRLFSGRPSPCRHVPSCSNYALEALEGHGARRGSWLATKRLCRCHPWGSHGYDPVPAAPGALDV from the coding sequence ATGCGACCGGTCGCGCGCGTCCTGGCGTCGGGTGTGCGTGGCTATCAGCGGCTCTTTTCCGGCCGACCTTCACCTTGTCGACATGTGCCGTCGTGTTCGAACTACGCGCTCGAGGCCCTCGAGGGCCATGGTGCGCGCCGTGGCAGCTGGCTTGCCACCAAACGATTGTGCCGTTGTCATCCGTGGGGCTCCCACGGCTATGACCCCGTGCCTGCTGCTCCAGGAGCTCTAGATGTTTGA
- the dnaA gene encoding chromosomal replication initiator protein DnaA: MDEIGDADGLWTTCAESIRAQVSDAVWRTTFSGAKAVAFDEGELVIVVPNGLQKERIEGRYLGLVQDAIEETSTDVTVRVEIDTDWDEVAFDVPAADLRSPDDPAPAPTVVAGLEGMRDEKFTFEHFVIGPSNRFAHAAALSVAETPAASYNPLFIHGDSGLGKTHLLRGIAHYVADHYPTYRVRYVSTETFLNEFVEAIRTNTQPEFKRRYRDNDVLLIDDIQFIEGKEGLQEEFFHTFNELHQNNKQIVLSSDRTPDAIPTLEDRLRSRFKWGLITDIQRPDLETRLAILRRKAESKTIDMSDEVFAFIAENITDSIRELEGALIKVTAYANLTQQPLDRELAALVLSDLITNAEKPPVTAERIIDLTGEMFGFDIEQITGGSRRRPLVDARQVAMYVTRNMTDLSFPDIGKAFGNRDHTTVMHAVRKIEARMGERQQIFDKVTELQHRLNHPK; this comes from the coding sequence GTGGATGAGATAGGCGACGCCGATGGTCTGTGGACCACCTGCGCAGAGAGCATTCGCGCCCAGGTCAGCGACGCCGTGTGGCGTACGACCTTCAGTGGTGCGAAGGCCGTGGCATTCGACGAGGGTGAGCTCGTCATCGTGGTGCCCAACGGTCTGCAGAAGGAACGGATCGAGGGCCGCTACCTCGGCCTCGTGCAGGACGCCATCGAGGAGACCAGCACGGATGTGACCGTGCGGGTCGAGATCGACACGGACTGGGACGAGGTCGCCTTCGATGTCCCCGCCGCGGATCTGCGTTCTCCCGACGACCCGGCGCCGGCCCCCACCGTCGTGGCAGGACTCGAGGGAATGCGAGACGAGAAGTTCACCTTCGAGCACTTCGTGATCGGCCCGTCCAACCGCTTCGCCCACGCCGCGGCCCTCTCCGTGGCCGAGACGCCGGCTGCCAGCTACAACCCGCTCTTCATCCACGGCGACTCCGGTCTGGGCAAGACCCATCTCCTGCGTGGCATTGCCCACTATGTCGCGGATCACTACCCGACGTACCGCGTTCGCTACGTGTCGACCGAGACCTTCCTCAACGAGTTCGTCGAGGCGATCCGCACGAACACCCAGCCCGAGTTCAAGCGGCGCTATCGCGACAACGACGTGTTGTTGATCGACGACATCCAGTTCATCGAAGGCAAGGAGGGCCTCCAGGAGGAGTTCTTCCACACGTTCAACGAGCTGCACCAGAACAACAAACAGATCGTGCTCTCGTCGGACCGCACCCCGGACGCGATCCCCACGCTCGAGGACCGCCTGCGCAGCCGGTTCAAGTGGGGACTGATCACCGACATCCAGCGTCCCGACCTCGAGACCCGTCTCGCCATCCTGCGTCGCAAGGCCGAATCCAAGACGATCGACATGTCCGACGAGGTGTTCGCCTTCATCGCGGAGAACATCACCGACTCGATCCGCGAGCTCGAAGGCGCCCTCATCAAGGTGACCGCCTACGCCAACCTCACGCAGCAACCACTCGACCGCGAGCTGGCCGCCCTCGTCCTGAGCGACCTGATCACCAACGCCGAGAAGCCGCCGGTCACCGCCGAACGCATCATCGACCTCACCGGTGAGATGTTCGGCTTCGACATCGAGCAGATCACCGGTGGTTCCCGCCGCCGGCCGCTGGTCGACGCCCGCCAAGTGGCGATGTACGTCACCCGCAACATGACCGACCTCTCCTTCCCCGACATCGGCAAGGCCTTCGGCAACCGGGACCACACCACCGTCATGCACGCCGTCCGCAAGATCGAGGCGCGCATGGGCGAACGTCAGCAGATCTTCGACAAGGTCACCGAACTCCAACACCGACTCAACCATCCCAAGTGA
- the trxB gene encoding thioredoxin-disulfide reductase yields MTDIHDVIIVGSGPAGLTAAIYTARANLAPLVLEGEPSSTSDQPGGQLMLTTDVENYPGFPDGVMGPELMQNFRNQALRFGAQIETVKASRVDLSARPFGVWVGDPDTAEPTYRSHTVIVSTGAQSLMLGLPNETALIGHGLSTCATCDGFFFRDQEIAVIGGGDSAIEEATFLTRFASKVTIIHRRDEFRASKIMQQRAFDNPKIEIMWDTVVDEYLADGAIRGLRLRNVHTDQVDDVAFSGVFVAIGHKPNTDLFVGQLEMKDNGYLVTKPDSSYTNVEGVFACGDVQDDNYRQAITASGSGCMAAIDAERWLEDQHD; encoded by the coding sequence GTGACCGACATTCATGACGTCATCATCGTCGGTTCCGGACCCGCCGGGCTCACCGCGGCGATCTACACGGCGCGGGCCAACCTCGCTCCCCTGGTGCTGGAAGGCGAGCCCAGCAGCACCAGCGATCAGCCCGGTGGACAGCTCATGCTCACCACCGACGTCGAGAACTACCCGGGCTTTCCCGACGGCGTCATGGGTCCCGAACTCATGCAGAACTTTCGCAATCAGGCGCTGCGCTTCGGCGCCCAGATCGAGACGGTCAAGGCGTCGCGAGTCGACCTGTCCGCTCGTCCGTTCGGCGTCTGGGTCGGCGACCCCGACACGGCCGAGCCCACCTACCGGTCCCACACGGTGATCGTCTCCACCGGCGCCCAGTCGCTGATGCTCGGCCTTCCCAACGAGACCGCCCTCATCGGCCATGGCCTCTCCACCTGCGCGACCTGCGACGGCTTCTTCTTCCGGGACCAGGAGATCGCCGTGATCGGCGGAGGCGACTCCGCCATCGAGGAAGCCACCTTTCTCACGCGGTTCGCCAGCAAGGTCACCATCATCCACCGTCGCGACGAGTTCCGGGCGTCGAAGATCATGCAACAGCGGGCCTTCGACAACCCGAAGATCGAGATCATGTGGGACACCGTGGTCGACGAATACCTGGCCGATGGGGCGATCCGTGGTCTCAGACTCCGCAACGTCCACACCGACCAGGTCGACGACGTCGCGTTCTCCGGGGTCTTCGTGGCCATCGGACACAAGCCGAACACCGACCTGTTCGTCGGGCAGCTCGAGATGAAGGACAACGGCTACCTCGTCACGAAGCCCGACTCGTCATACACGAACGTCGAGGGCGTGTTCGCCTGCGGCGACGTCCAGGACGACAACTACCGTCAGGCCATCACCGCCTCGGGGTCGGGTTGCATGGCGGCCATCGATGCCGAGCGCTGGCTCGAAGACCAGCACGACTAG
- the trxA gene encoding thioredoxin gives MAGAITTLSDATFDEEIGSSSTPVLVDFWAEWCGPCKMIAPILEEIADEKGAVLKIAKLNVDEAGEIARRFEVMSIPTMILFKDGAEAKRIIGAKPKQALLDDLAEYL, from the coding sequence ATGGCTGGTGCCATCACCACACTCTCCGACGCCACGTTCGACGAGGAGATCGGCAGCTCCTCCACACCGGTACTGGTCGACTTCTGGGCCGAATGGTGCGGTCCCTGCAAGATGATCGCACCCATCCTCGAGGAGATCGCCGACGAGAAGGGCGCCGTGCTCAAGATCGCCAAGCTCAACGTCGACGAGGCCGGCGAGATCGCCCGCCGCTTCGAGGTGATGAGCATCCCCACGATGATCCTGTTCAAGGACGGCGCGGAAGCCAAGCGCATCATCGGGGCGAAGCCCAAGCAGGCCCTCCTCGACGACCTCGCCGAGTACCTGTAG
- the jag gene encoding RNA-binding cell elongation regulator Jag/EloR: MEWVESTGSSIDEAKERALDRLGVHGDDAEFEVISDTKTGLFGRVKEEARVRARVAPATPRAKDDGRRRGRGRGGQKGGAGRSDGGNRGKSRERKPKSNDTAGDTANASEASSKSGKSNRESANSRGEKREKTMRDDEPTMSLPDQADLAEEFVKGLAERFGTAVTFAREDVEDDEIRITVSGDDLGRMVGRRGTTAGAIDELVRTVLQRQAGSSRNGRIRVDIGGVRARRAEALANFARAQADEVRSSGKARSLEPMSAADRKVVHDALTDEDGVETRSEGEDSQRRVVIVATEAGD, encoded by the coding sequence ATGGAATGGGTGGAGAGCACCGGTTCATCGATCGATGAAGCCAAGGAACGAGCCCTCGACCGGCTCGGCGTCCATGGAGACGACGCCGAGTTCGAGGTGATCTCTGACACCAAGACCGGTCTGTTCGGCCGGGTCAAGGAAGAGGCCCGAGTTCGTGCTCGGGTCGCCCCCGCAACACCTCGGGCCAAGGACGACGGCCGTCGCCGTGGTCGAGGCCGTGGGGGTCAGAAGGGTGGTGCCGGACGCAGCGACGGGGGCAATCGCGGTAAGTCTCGCGAGCGCAAGCCCAAGTCGAACGACACCGCCGGTGACACGGCGAATGCGTCAGAGGCGTCGTCGAAGAGTGGAAAGTCCAATCGAGAGAGCGCCAACTCACGTGGCGAGAAGAGAGAAAAGACCATGCGCGACGATGAGCCGACGATGTCACTCCCCGATCAGGCGGATCTCGCCGAAGAGTTCGTGAAGGGGCTGGCGGAACGCTTCGGCACGGCGGTGACCTTTGCTCGAGAGGACGTCGAGGACGACGAGATCCGCATCACGGTGTCCGGCGACGACCTTGGCCGCATGGTCGGTCGTCGTGGTACGACGGCCGGCGCGATCGACGAGCTGGTTCGCACGGTCCTCCAACGTCAGGCCGGCAGTAGCCGCAATGGCCGGATCCGGGTGGACATCGGTGGCGTGCGGGCCCGTCGAGCCGAGGCACTGGCGAACTTCGCTCGCGCCCAAGCCGACGAGGTTCGGTCGTCGGGCAAGGCTCGTTCGCTCGAGCCGATGTCGGCGGCCGACCGCAAGGTCGTGCACGACGCACTCACCGATGAGGATGGCGTGGAGACCCGATCCGAGGGTGAGGACTCCCAGCGCCGGGTGGTCATCGTGGCCACCGAGGCCGGTGACTGA
- a CDS encoding peptidoglycan-binding protein — translation MSQDSPPPSAGPRAANNEPAGLPLRDGHAGAAVRDLHGRLAAAGFRDLGDLDQFDAHTEKALREFQASRRLVEDGICARQTWAALVDADFRLGDRMIYLRSPMTRGDDVTDLQQRLGSLGFDAGWLDGIFGPDTERAVRDFQHNQGVNADGVVGRETVAALDRLAGRRSGDKTVAEVRDLERLRGHTGVDGQRLVIGESGGLPAIVDGLARRLRLDGADVVTLHQPDLSDQARAANEWRGSAYLGLTLADERHQISYFEIDGFTSHGGRSLAHHCVDALRGVLAVDVEANGMRLPILRETRMPAVWCRLGPASLVVERAAAVTDALRDAVTSWCRDTDEQVED, via the coding sequence ATGTCGCAGGATTCACCACCGCCGTCCGCCGGGCCGCGCGCAGCAAACAACGAGCCGGCTGGTCTGCCGCTGCGTGACGGCCACGCCGGCGCTGCGGTGCGTGATCTGCACGGCCGCCTGGCCGCCGCGGGCTTTCGTGACCTGGGTGATCTCGACCAGTTCGACGCCCACACCGAGAAGGCGCTGCGCGAGTTCCAGGCATCTCGCCGGCTCGTGGAGGACGGCATCTGCGCCCGCCAGACCTGGGCCGCCCTCGTGGACGCCGACTTCCGGCTCGGCGACCGCATGATCTACCTGCGCTCACCGATGACCAGGGGTGACGACGTCACCGATCTCCAACAGCGCCTCGGCAGTCTCGGCTTCGACGCCGGTTGGCTCGATGGCATCTTCGGTCCCGACACCGAGCGGGCCGTGCGCGACTTCCAGCACAACCAGGGCGTGAACGCCGACGGCGTCGTGGGACGCGAAACGGTCGCCGCCCTCGACCGACTGGCCGGCCGCCGCTCGGGCGACAAGACCGTCGCCGAGGTCCGTGACCTCGAGCGTCTGCGCGGCCACACCGGGGTGGACGGTCAACGGCTCGTGATCGGCGAGTCCGGCGGTCTCCCGGCGATCGTCGACGGTCTCGCCCGCCGCCTGCGCCTTGATGGCGCCGATGTCGTCACCCTTCACCAGCCCGACCTCTCCGACCAGGCCCGAGCCGCCAATGAATGGCGTGGCAGCGCCTACCTCGGGCTGACCCTCGCCGATGAGCGCCACCAGATCTCGTACTTCGAGATCGACGGATTCACCTCTCACGGTGGCCGATCTCTGGCCCATCACTGCGTCGATGCATTGCGAGGTGTACTCGCTGTAGATGTGGAAGCCAATGGCATGCGGCTCCCCATCCTGCGCGAAACCCGGATGCCGGCCGTCTGGTGCCGCCTCGGCCCGGCGTCGCTGGTGGTCGAACGAGCCGCCGCCGTCACCGACGCGCTGCGCGATGCCGTCACCAGCTGGTGTCGCGACACCGATGAGCAAGTCGAGGACTGA
- a CDS encoding AAA family ATPase: MPRIFAVANQKGGVGKTTTTVNLGACFAELGQRVLIVDLDPQANASTGLGLNPRQLDYSLYDVLLQDVPMEDVIEPVSVKGLYVAPASLDLAGAEIELVPALNRERKLKEAIESVADDYDIVLIDCPPSLGLLTINGLTAANEVLVPIQTEYYALEGLGQLIRNVDLVTRNLNPTLDLSTIVLVMFDARTKLSGQVADEVRAHFGEKVCRQVIPRTVRLSEAPSFGQPITSFDPMSRGAIAYRELAKEILGVET, from the coding sequence GTGCCCCGCATCTTTGCGGTGGCGAACCAGAAGGGTGGCGTCGGAAAGACCACCACCACGGTGAATCTCGGTGCGTGTTTCGCCGAGCTGGGGCAGCGAGTGCTCATCGTCGATCTCGATCCGCAGGCCAACGCCAGTACCGGTCTCGGTCTCAATCCACGACAGCTCGACTACTCCCTCTACGACGTGCTGCTCCAGGACGTCCCCATGGAGGATGTCATCGAGCCGGTCTCCGTGAAGGGGCTCTATGTGGCGCCCGCCAGCCTCGACCTGGCAGGTGCCGAGATCGAACTGGTCCCGGCCCTGAACCGGGAGCGGAAGCTCAAAGAGGCCATCGAGTCGGTCGCCGATGACTATGACATCGTGCTCATCGACTGTCCCCCATCGCTCGGACTCCTGACGATCAACGGTCTGACGGCGGCCAACGAGGTACTCGTGCCGATTCAGACCGAGTACTATGCGCTCGAAGGCCTCGGGCAACTGATCCGAAACGTCGACCTCGTCACCCGGAATCTGAACCCCACGCTCGATCTCAGCACCATCGTGCTGGTCATGTTCGACGCCCGCACGAAGCTGTCGGGCCAGGTCGCCGACGAGGTACGTGCCCACTTTGGCGAAAAAGTCTGCCGGCAGGTCATCCCCCGCACGGTTCGTCTCAGCGAGGCGCCCTCGTTCGGTCAGCCGATCACCTCGTTCGATCCCATGTCGCGCGGTGCCATTGCGTACCGTGAACTCGCAAAGGAGATTCTCGGTGTCGAAACGTAG
- the rnpA gene encoding ribonuclease P protein component produces the protein MIGRLAGRGAFARLRNEGTRHGRGPIRLVSRSDETASQAHIAFAIPRTVGNAVARNRIRRRIRAVLQELHRENPAVPARGEHLIRVSAPIDDWSHTTLRHTMSRLLDLTGRDTDDSTVAGSR, from the coding sequence GTGATCGGTCGGCTTGCCGGCCGTGGCGCCTTCGCCCGCTTGCGGAATGAAGGCACGCGCCACGGTCGTGGGCCGATCCGCCTGGTCTCTCGATCCGACGAGACGGCCTCGCAAGCGCACATCGCGTTTGCGATACCACGCACCGTGGGAAACGCCGTCGCAAGGAATCGAATTCGGCGCCGGATACGAGCCGTGCTGCAGGAACTCCATCGAGAGAATCCCGCTGTCCCGGCCCGTGGCGAACACCTCATCCGGGTGTCGGCGCCGATCGACGACTGGTCACACACCACACTGCGCCACACCATGTCCCGCCTGCTCGATCTCACTGGTCGCGACACCGACGACAGCACTGTCGCCGGTTCACGCTGA
- the rpmH gene encoding 50S ribosomal protein L34 — protein sequence MKRPYQPNVRKRAKKHGFRSRMSTRGGRAVLRSRRQRGRARLSA from the coding sequence ATGAAGCGGCCGTATCAGCCCAACGTGCGCAAGCGGGCGAAGAAGCATGGATTCCGTTCGCGTATGAGCACCCGCGGAGGACGCGCCGTTCTTCGCTCTCGTCGTCAGAGGGGCCGCGCCCGCCTGTCGGCGTGA
- the yidC gene encoding membrane protein insertase YidC: MFDLIASVLAFFYENVLESYGLAIVLLTLAVMIVATPLTLKSTKSMLQMQRLQPELKAIQTRYKDDRQKMNEELMAFYQENGINPLGGCLPMLVQLPIFLVLFRVVQGITRRATDIGSQVGWITGRVGSDGVLDLHTIATSERTFDPENLHHDSKMYESLLNDTEMTSLGIDLSRSAQEVLSDNFVTALPYLGLIVVVLVSSLYQQRQIQGRNTGAQINPQQQMIMKILPFMLPVFSFTMPAALVIYFVVSNLYRIGQQAYITQSLYKGDDSPGAQLAQQRAKDKVSGKSGADRGGGRVTPKKGEPTPKRGEDKATAGKTRAGTAKTKSNKSAKATGAGRTGKAPSRQSRGSGRTTDPGAPQHKKRKK; this comes from the coding sequence ATGTTTGATCTGATTGCGTCCGTTCTCGCCTTCTTCTACGAGAACGTGCTGGAGAGTTACGGGCTCGCCATCGTCTTGTTGACCCTCGCGGTCATGATCGTCGCCACGCCGCTGACGCTCAAGAGCACCAAGTCGATGCTGCAGATGCAGCGGCTCCAGCCCGAGCTCAAGGCCATCCAAACCCGGTACAAGGACGACCGGCAGAAGATGAACGAAGAGTTGATGGCCTTCTACCAGGAGAACGGCATCAACCCCCTGGGTGGCTGCCTTCCCATGCTCGTCCAGCTGCCGATCTTCCTGGTGCTGTTCCGTGTGGTGCAAGGCATCACCCGTCGCGCAACCGACATCGGCAGCCAGGTCGGCTGGATCACCGGTCGCGTCGGCAGTGACGGGGTCCTCGATCTCCACACGATCGCCACGAGCGAACGGACGTTCGATCCCGAGAACCTCCATCACGACAGCAAGATGTACGAGAGTCTCCTCAACGACACGGAGATGACGTCGTTGGGGATCGACCTCTCTCGCTCCGCGCAGGAGGTCCTGAGCGACAACTTCGTCACCGCGCTCCCCTATCTCGGCCTCATCGTGGTCGTTCTCGTGAGCAGCCTCTACCAGCAGCGACAGATCCAGGGCCGCAACACGGGCGCCCAGATCAACCCGCAGCAGCAGATGATCATGAAGATCCTGCCCTTCATGTTGCCGGTGTTCAGCTTCACGATGCCGGCCGCCCTCGTCATCTACTTCGTCGTCTCGAATCTCTACCGCATTGGGCAGCAGGCCTACATCACCCAGTCGCTGTACAAGGGTGATGACAGTCCAGGCGCCCAGCTGGCGCAGCAACGGGCCAAGGACAAGGTGTCCGGCAAGAGCGGCGCCGACCGGGGTGGCGGGCGAGTGACGCCCAAGAAGGGCGAACCGACGCCCAAGCGCGGTGAGGACAAGGCGACCGCCGGGAAGACCAGGGCGGGTACCGCGAAAACGAAGTCGAACAAGAGCGCGAAGGCGACGGGTGCCGGACGCACCGGCAAGGCCCCGAGCCGTCAGTCCCGTGGCAGTGGACGAACCACTGATCCCGGGGCACCGCAACACAAAAAGCGCAAGAAGTAG
- a CDS encoding ParB/RepB/Spo0J family partition protein, translated as MSKRSGLGKGLSSLIPADVSTEGAVYREIDVNDVVPNRYQPREHFDEATLSALASSVAEVGVIQPIVVREKDDGGYELIAGERRWRAAKRANLPSIPALIRGVDDLSSLETAVVENLHRQDLNALEEAAAYQQLIEDFSLTQDEVATRVGRSRSAVANTIRLLQLPPAVQRLMIENQISAGHARALLATPDRAAQERLAAKIVAEGLTVRQVEDLLRSDLDDVDGDGPDAHGDGDDAGDGGVGDDAATGASDDVGVSMSEPAVLELEELLAARLSTRVAVKLGKGPGKLVVDFADLDDLERIYRVITPPGTVV; from the coding sequence GTGTCGAAACGTAGTGGTTTGGGCAAGGGTCTCAGTTCGCTGATTCCGGCCGATGTGTCGACCGAGGGAGCGGTCTATCGCGAAATCGACGTGAACGATGTCGTGCCGAACCGTTATCAGCCACGCGAGCACTTCGACGAAGCGACGTTGAGTGCACTCGCCTCCTCCGTTGCTGAGGTCGGTGTGATCCAGCCGATCGTGGTCCGAGAGAAGGACGATGGTGGCTATGAACTCATCGCGGGGGAGCGACGGTGGCGGGCCGCGAAGCGGGCGAACCTGCCGTCGATCCCGGCGCTGATCAGGGGTGTCGACGATCTCTCGAGTCTCGAGACGGCGGTCGTCGAGAACCTCCATCGCCAGGATCTCAACGCGTTGGAGGAGGCGGCCGCCTACCAGCAACTCATCGAGGACTTCTCGCTCACCCAGGACGAGGTCGCGACCCGAGTCGGCCGCAGTCGCTCGGCGGTGGCCAACACGATCCGCCTGTTGCAGTTGCCGCCGGCTGTGCAACGGCTGATGATCGAGAATCAGATCTCGGCCGGTCACGCCCGCGCACTGCTGGCCACACCGGATCGTGCGGCCCAGGAGCGACTGGCGGCGAAGATCGTGGCCGAGGGGCTCACCGTGCGCCAGGTCGAGGACCTACTGAGAAGCGACCTCGATGACGTTGACGGCGACGGTCCGGACGCGCACGGCGACGGTGACGACGCAGGTGACGGCGGGGTGGGTGATGATGCGGCGACGGGCGCGTCGGATGATGTCGGGGTCTCGATGTCGGAGCCGGCCGTGCTCGAGCTCGAGGAATTGCTTGCCGCTCGCTTGTCCACAAGGGTGGCGGTCAAGCTGGGGAAGGGTCCCGGAAAGCTGGTCGTGGATTTCGCCGATCTCGACGATCTGGAGCGGATCTATCGGGTGATCACGCCGCCGGGAACCGTGGTCTAG
- a CDS encoding sigma-70 family RNA polymerase sigma factor has product MDESTLISAAQRGDQKALDQLLRLHHDRIHAVCRRLAGNDADALDATQEALIAVVKGLPRFDGRAKFSTWAYRVATNACLDELRRRGRRPDPGLPEHETASLTPVGGSSPRDPAETVSARIDVDRGLAMVPEEFRTAVILRDVAGLDYAEIAEVLDLAPGTVRSRIARGRGRLADAISGNQTPLDERQTP; this is encoded by the coding sequence ATGGACGAATCGACGCTGATCAGCGCCGCGCAGCGAGGGGACCAAAAAGCCCTCGACCAGCTGCTGCGGCTGCATCACGACCGCATCCACGCGGTCTGTCGTCGTCTCGCGGGCAACGACGCCGACGCCCTCGATGCCACCCAGGAGGCGTTGATCGCCGTCGTGAAGGGGCTTCCCCGATTCGACGGGCGGGCGAAGTTCTCGACCTGGGCCTATCGCGTGGCCACCAACGCCTGCCTCGACGAACTCCGACGGCGGGGCCGCCGGCCCGACCCCGGACTCCCCGAACACGAGACCGCGTCACTCACGCCGGTCGGTGGCAGTTCGCCCCGCGATCCGGCGGAGACCGTTTCGGCGCGAATCGATGTCGACCGTGGTCTGGCGATGGTGCCCGAGGAGTTCCGCACCGCGGTGATCCTGCGCGATGTCGCCGGTCTCGACTACGCCGAGATCGCCGAGGTACTCGATCTGGCGCCCGGCACCGTCCGGTCCCGCATCGCACGAGGACGCGGCCGCCTCGCCGACGCGATCTCCGGGAACCAGACTCCCCTCGACGAACGTCAGACCCCATAG